The following are encoded in a window of Persicobacter psychrovividus genomic DNA:
- a CDS encoding ABC transporter permease → MKQLFIFIKKEFYHAFRDKKTLLMLFGLPIVQILLFGFALTNEIKSSKIVIFDQAKGTYSRQLVERIRISKQFAIKENLQHNTQMLEAFRAGDVKMAIVIPPKFGEQLGRGEQSAIQVITDGTDPNTATNIQSYIENIVSLFLAEKHLLNPQLQIIPEVRMLYNPELKGTTNFVPGVMALVLMLVCVLMTSVSIVREKEMGTMEILLVSPMNPFMVIIAKAIPYFLVSIVNLIIILLLSVFLLGMPFNGSVLLLLAESCLLIFTALSLGLMISNVTNSQQAAMLISLMGLLMPTMMFTGFMFPLENMPVALQVVANFVPAKWYYIIVKSIMIKGLGFSAIWKETLILAVMCVVLLVISIKKFKIRL, encoded by the coding sequence ATGAAACAACTTTTTATATTTATAAAGAAGGAGTTCTACCACGCCTTCAGGGATAAAAAGACCCTCTTGATGCTGTTCGGCTTGCCGATCGTGCAAATCTTACTTTTTGGTTTTGCCCTGACCAACGAGATTAAGTCTTCAAAAATTGTGATATTTGACCAAGCCAAGGGTACTTACTCACGGCAGCTGGTCGAGCGGATCAGGATCAGCAAGCAATTTGCAATCAAGGAAAACTTGCAGCACAATACGCAAATGCTGGAGGCTTTCCGTGCAGGTGATGTGAAAATGGCGATCGTAATTCCTCCAAAGTTTGGGGAACAGCTCGGGCGTGGTGAGCAATCCGCAATTCAGGTGATTACGGATGGAACGGACCCCAACACGGCAACGAATATACAAAGTTATATTGAAAATATAGTAAGCTTGTTTTTGGCTGAAAAACATTTACTAAACCCTCAACTTCAGATCATTCCAGAGGTACGGATGTTGTATAATCCTGAACTTAAAGGGACTACAAATTTTGTGCCTGGCGTTATGGCGTTGGTACTCATGCTGGTGTGTGTACTCATGACCTCGGTCTCGATTGTTCGGGAGAAAGAGATGGGAACCATGGAGATTCTTTTGGTGTCGCCAATGAACCCTTTTATGGTGATTATTGCCAAGGCCATTCCTTACTTTTTGGTGTCCATTGTCAATCTTATCATCATACTTTTACTGTCTGTATTCTTGCTGGGCATGCCCTTTAATGGCAGTGTTTTGCTGTTATTGGCAGAAAGTTGCCTGCTGATTTTTACCGCATTGTCTTTGGGGCTGATGATCAGTAATGTGACCAACTCGCAGCAGGCGGCCATGCTCATTTCCCTGATGGGATTGTTAATGCCCACCATGATGTTCACGGGCTTCATGTTTCCATTGGAAAATATGCCTGTGGCCTTGCAGGTTGTGGCCAATTTTGTCCCCGCAAAGTGGTACTACATCATTGTGAAGTCGATTATGATCAAAGGTCTGGGCTTTTCAGCAATATGGAAAGAGACCTTGATTTTGGCGGTGATGTGCGTGGTGCTGTTGGTGATCAGTATTAAAAAATTTAAAATTCGGCTATAA
- a CDS encoding acetate uptake transporter, giving the protein MKNLESAVNVNMNIANPAPLGLFGFGSTTILLNLHNIGLFDVNSAILGMGIFVGGIAQVIAGMQENKKGNTFGATAFTAYGCFWLSLVAIFVMPAAGIKVNATDHTALGAYLSIWGLFTAGMFGATMKSSKVTQGVFGSLTILFFLLALENFTHISAIGMAAGITGIICGGLAFYDAMAQIINGTYGKTILPLG; this is encoded by the coding sequence ATGAAAAATTTAGAAAGCGCAGTAAACGTTAATATGAACATCGCAAACCCTGCGCCTTTAGGATTATTTGGCTTCGGCTCCACAACAATTTTGCTGAACCTGCACAATATTGGCCTGTTTGATGTAAACTCTGCCATTTTGGGAATGGGTATTTTTGTCGGTGGAATTGCGCAGGTAATCGCTGGAATGCAGGAAAACAAAAAAGGAAACACTTTTGGCGCCACTGCATTTACTGCTTACGGCTGTTTCTGGCTCTCATTGGTGGCGATTTTCGTGATGCCCGCAGCAGGGATCAAGGTGAATGCCACAGATCATACCGCTTTGGGCGCATACTTGTCTATCTGGGGATTGTTTACCGCAGGTATGTTTGGCGCGACGATGAAAAGCAGCAAGGTCACCCAAGGAGTATTTGGCAGCTTAACGATTTTATTCTTCCTGTTAGCACTTGAAAATTTCACGCATATTTCAGCAATAGGCATGGCCGCAGGCATCACTGGGATTATTTGTGGCGGTTTGGCATTTTATGATGCCATGGCTCAAATCATCAATGGCACCTACGGAAAGACCATCCTTCCTTTAGGATAA
- a CDS encoding helix-turn-helix domain-containing protein, whose translation MKQQTKNNIIAAAREMILEEGYGALRMQALADRAEVNKGVIHYYFKGKENLYQEVLASLVGQIYVQVQDELMREAPLKERLESVVGLYLQKIAQEPRLPLFIVNELPKNPALLSKMPLLQEVRQTLNVLSEVLKQEGYQYGLKNAMALVMNMVSLIAFPFFMVSIKDKVLPDSPQAAEVLQDFMADRASEIASMVMVTLKQQSDE comes from the coding sequence ATGAAACAGCAAACCAAAAATAACATTATAGCCGCCGCCCGTGAGATGATCCTTGAAGAGGGCTATGGCGCTTTGCGTATGCAGGCTTTAGCCGACAGGGCGGAGGTCAATAAGGGGGTTATTCACTATTATTTTAAGGGGAAGGAGAATTTATATCAGGAAGTACTCGCCTCGCTTGTAGGGCAAATTTATGTGCAAGTTCAGGATGAACTGATGCGGGAGGCGCCATTAAAAGAGCGGCTGGAGTCCGTTGTTGGCTTGTACCTTCAGAAAATTGCTCAGGAGCCGCGCTTGCCCTTGTTTATCGTCAATGAATTGCCGAAAAACCCTGCCCTGCTTTCCAAAATGCCTTTACTGCAGGAGGTGCGACAGACTTTAAATGTATTGTCTGAAGTGCTGAAACAGGAGGGATATCAGTATGGGCTTAAAAATGCCATGGCTTTGGTGATGAATATGGTTTCGCTGATTGCCTTTCCATTTTTTATGGTCAGTATAAAGGACAAGGTATTGCCCGATAGTCCACAGGCAGCAGAGGTGCTTCAGGATTTTATGGCTGACAGGGCTTCAGAAATTGCAAGCATGGTGATGGTAACATTAAAACAACAATCGGATGAATAG
- a CDS encoding TolC family protein produces the protein MNRIFLLALLVIFSQRLMAQPVRLEDCISKAIAHQQFLSQQEGIQQQGVLQEAIIKKEWLPQLALQGSAALQNEQITFPSAPNGMAFPEVPLYNVRALLSVSQPIYDAGMVALKLKMKQQEHQQDSLSLSAKQLQVRQQVTAMYFGLLLNQQQQGILEGHLKSLQARVKQAKAAAEGGAMANAAVMQLQARVLELQQQLLEASSGIEATIEQLSLSTGEAYTSATVFELPEVQADLADVSVLRRPEMQLLSGQKYALGLKRNMERNKLRPQIGAFASAGVGNPGYNIIEAGWSPMASIGLSVNWVFFDWGKSRKTRDVIQLQQAAVDYQQERLKLNLQLQLTSLRNDILKNVAMLESDQQIVALRRQVLSRAEVQVTEGVMTTADYLRVVQESQEAEFKMAIHQIQVQMQKLNFNLVKGL, from the coding sequence ATGAATAGGATATTTTTATTGGCGCTTTTGGTCATTTTTAGCCAGAGACTGATGGCACAGCCCGTACGGCTGGAGGACTGTATCTCGAAGGCCATCGCTCATCAACAGTTTCTGAGTCAGCAGGAGGGAATACAGCAGCAGGGAGTACTGCAGGAAGCCATCATTAAAAAGGAGTGGTTGCCGCAGTTGGCCTTGCAAGGAAGTGCTGCGCTGCAAAACGAACAGATTACTTTCCCTTCTGCTCCCAACGGCATGGCATTTCCTGAAGTTCCTTTATATAATGTCAGGGCTTTGCTCTCGGTATCGCAACCGATTTACGATGCCGGCATGGTGGCACTGAAATTAAAAATGAAGCAGCAGGAGCATCAGCAGGACTCTTTGTCGTTATCAGCCAAACAGCTTCAAGTCCGACAGCAGGTAACGGCCATGTATTTTGGCTTATTGCTGAATCAACAGCAACAGGGGATTCTTGAGGGGCATCTAAAAAGTCTTCAGGCACGGGTAAAGCAAGCAAAAGCAGCCGCTGAAGGTGGCGCCATGGCCAATGCAGCGGTAATGCAGTTGCAGGCACGGGTTTTGGAATTGCAGCAGCAATTGTTGGAGGCCTCTTCAGGGATTGAGGCGACCATTGAGCAGCTGAGCCTCTCGACTGGGGAAGCCTACACCTCGGCGACTGTTTTTGAGCTTCCGGAGGTACAGGCTGACCTCGCCGATGTGAGTGTCCTTCGCCGACCAGAAATGCAGCTGCTCTCAGGACAAAAATATGCGTTGGGATTAAAGCGGAATATGGAGCGGAACAAATTGCGGCCACAGATTGGTGCCTTCGCCTCTGCTGGTGTCGGGAACCCTGGCTACAATATTATTGAAGCAGGATGGAGCCCAATGGCTTCGATTGGTTTGAGTGTTAATTGGGTGTTTTTTGACTGGGGAAAAAGCCGCAAAACAAGGGATGTGATCCAGCTGCAACAGGCGGCTGTTGATTATCAGCAGGAGCGGCTGAAGCTGAACCTGCAATTGCAGCTGACCAGCCTACGCAATGACATCCTGAAGAATGTGGCCATGCTGGAGTCTGATCAGCAAATAGTAGCGTTAAGGCGGCAGGTACTGAGCAGGGCAGAAGTGCAGGTAACCGAAGGGGTGATGACCACCGCCGATTACCTCAGAGTGGTGCAGGAATCGCAGGAGGCGGAATTTAAAATGGCCATTCATCAGATTCAGGTGCAAATGCAGAAGTTGAATTTTAATTTGGTTAAGGGACTTTAA
- a CDS encoding cation diffusion facilitator family transporter, giving the protein MAGSSKKAIYGAILANTGIAISKFVAAYFTGSSSMLSEGIHSLVDTGNGVLLLYGIKQSQRPADHAHPFGYGKEVFFWSFVVAIMIFALGGGIALYEGIHHLIEPKPLGNPTWNYVVLILALVFEGSALRVALQEFKKGANGLPFIKALRESKDSSTVAIVIEDTAACIGLVLALISVILGHVTGIVYFDGLGSISIGLLLIGVSLFFAAECKGLLIGEGLSSKNVDKIQMILKKHPYVDSAKRPLSLYFGPSEVLLNVEVDFKDELTAREIEQTVVTIEDAIKQEVPAVNKIFIEADKLTNIKKGNAE; this is encoded by the coding sequence ATGGCAGGATCATCGAAAAAAGCAATTTACGGCGCAATATTGGCCAATACGGGCATTGCCATCAGTAAATTTGTTGCCGCCTATTTTACCGGATCATCTTCTATGTTATCGGAGGGAATTCACTCCCTTGTGGATACGGGAAATGGCGTTCTATTATTGTATGGTATCAAACAAAGCCAACGACCTGCCGACCATGCCCACCCTTTTGGTTATGGCAAGGAAGTTTTCTTTTGGAGCTTCGTGGTGGCGATCATGATTTTTGCCCTCGGAGGGGGAATTGCACTGTACGAGGGCATTCACCACCTGATTGAGCCCAAGCCCCTCGGTAACCCCACCTGGAATTATGTAGTCCTGATTCTTGCACTGGTTTTTGAAGGTTCAGCATTGCGCGTGGCCTTGCAGGAATTTAAAAAAGGAGCAAATGGCCTCCCATTTATCAAGGCCCTTCGGGAAAGTAAAGACAGCTCTACGGTCGCGATTGTGATTGAAGATACGGCAGCCTGTATCGGTCTGGTGCTGGCCTTGATTTCAGTAATTTTGGGACATGTTACCGGTATTGTTTACTTCGATGGCCTTGGTTCCATATCGATTGGTTTATTGCTGATAGGTGTTTCGTTGTTTTTTGCGGCAGAGTGTAAAGGGCTGCTGATCGGCGAGGGATTATCTTCTAAAAATGTAGATAAGATTCAGATGATTCTTAAAAAGCACCCTTATGTGGACAGCGCCAAAAGACCTTTGAGTTTATACTTTGGACCTTCGGAGGTTTTACTGAATGTGGAAGTTGATTTTAAGGACGAGCTCACTGCCAGGGAAATCGAGCAAACGGTAGTCACCATCGAAGATGCCATTAAACAAGAGGTGCCTGCTGTCAACAAAATATTTATTGAGGCCGATAAGCTGACCAATATCAAAAAAGGAAATGCAGAATAA
- a CDS encoding HlyD family secretion protein produces MKNIYWIFIVATFAFACEGPTQKADAYGTIETDEVLVVAQGNGILNHFALEQGQSLKAGEVIGQIDTVQLHIQRREIEAQRVVLQAQQKQISSQIAVLKSEEQNLIREQKRTEKLLKSDASTPQQKEQIDGQLQVLKQKIANVGAQSLTVSANRKALDAKEALLEDQLKKCTIDNPAAGVVTNKFMQEKEMVKIGSPLYKVANLSEVYAWVYISGRQLSTVKIGDAAQVNYDLDNGEMGSLSGRIAYISAKAEFTPKTIQTKEERVDLVYAMKILLQNNGVLKLGMPVEVHFSAKK; encoded by the coding sequence ATGAAGAATATTTATTGGATTTTTATCGTGGCCACCTTTGCGTTTGCTTGTGAAGGGCCAACACAAAAAGCGGATGCCTATGGCACCATTGAAACGGATGAGGTTCTGGTGGTGGCGCAGGGCAATGGGATCTTGAATCATTTTGCTCTTGAGCAGGGGCAGTCCCTTAAAGCTGGTGAGGTAATCGGGCAAATTGATACCGTTCAGCTGCATATTCAGCGCCGGGAAATTGAGGCGCAAAGGGTTGTTTTGCAGGCACAGCAAAAGCAAATCAGTAGCCAGATTGCAGTGCTGAAATCCGAGGAGCAAAACCTGATCAGAGAGCAAAAGCGCACGGAAAAATTATTGAAGTCAGATGCTTCCACTCCTCAGCAAAAAGAGCAGATTGATGGGCAGCTTCAGGTTTTGAAACAGAAGATCGCCAACGTAGGAGCACAATCGCTGACGGTTTCCGCCAATCGAAAAGCGCTCGATGCCAAGGAAGCATTGCTGGAAGATCAGCTGAAAAAATGCACCATCGACAATCCTGCAGCAGGCGTGGTTACCAATAAATTTATGCAGGAGAAAGAAATGGTGAAAATCGGCAGCCCGCTCTATAAGGTCGCCAACTTGTCGGAGGTTTATGCTTGGGTGTACATTTCTGGCCGTCAGCTTTCCACGGTGAAAATTGGTGATGCTGCGCAGGTCAATTACGACCTCGACAATGGGGAGATGGGCTCATTAAGTGGGCGGATCGCTTATATTTCGGCAAAGGCAGAATTTACGCCCAAAACCATCCAGACCAAGGAGGAAAGGGTGGACTTGGTGTATGCCATGAAAATTTTGCTTCAGAATAATGGCGTTCTAAAGCTTGGAATGCCCGTAGAAGTGCATTTTTCAGCAAAAAAATAA
- a CDS encoding ABC transporter ATP-binding protein, which yields MKENAVIAVEGLTKKFGDFTATDAITFTVKKGEIFGFLGANGAGKTTAMRMLCGLSVPTAGKAKVAGFDVYRETEKIKQNIGYMSQKFSLYEDLTVKENIRFFGGIYGLSDQQIKEKREALVQELEMGSAINKLVGDLPLGWKQKLAFSVAILHRPQIVFLDEPTGGVDPVTRRQFWDLIYKASDEGITVFVTTHYMDEAEYCHRVSMMVDGKIKALDSPKNLKKQFQVDSMNEVFYHLARQAQRKSD from the coding sequence ATGAAAGAAAATGCCGTCATAGCAGTCGAAGGGCTGACCAAAAAATTTGGTGATTTCACAGCGACCGATGCCATTACCTTTACGGTAAAAAAAGGAGAGATTTTCGGATTTTTGGGCGCGAATGGTGCGGGAAAAACCACCGCCATGCGAATGCTCTGCGGCCTGTCGGTACCGACGGCAGGAAAAGCGAAAGTGGCAGGCTTTGATGTGTATCGTGAAACGGAAAAAATTAAGCAAAATATTGGCTATATGAGTCAAAAATTTTCGCTTTATGAAGATTTGACGGTAAAGGAAAATATCCGTTTTTTCGGAGGAATATACGGCCTGTCGGATCAGCAGATCAAGGAGAAACGGGAGGCACTGGTGCAGGAGCTCGAAATGGGAAGTGCCATCAATAAGCTCGTGGGGGATCTTCCGCTGGGCTGGAAACAAAAGCTGGCTTTTTCTGTCGCGATTCTCCACCGCCCACAGATTGTTTTTTTGGATGAGCCAACGGGCGGGGTGGACCCGGTGACGAGGCGACAATTCTGGGATTTAATTTATAAGGCATCAGATGAGGGGATCACCGTTTTTGTAACCACTCACTATATGGATGAGGCAGAGTATTGCCATCGGGTATCGATGATGGTCGATGGGAAAATTAAAGCTCTGGACAGTCCCAAAAATCTTAAAAAGCAATTTCAGGTCGATAGTATGAATGAGGTCTTTTATCATTTGGCACGACAGGCACAACGTAAATCCGATTGA
- the hrpB gene encoding ATP-dependent helicase HrpB, with translation MIFDYQNIDLPVKEVIPALQQKLSAHNTVILKAPPGAGKSTLLPLTLLNEDWCQGRKIFMLEPRRLAAKSIAERMAYFLGEPVGQTVGYRVRFDTRVGPDTKIEVLTEGILTRMLQSDNELPEAAMVIFDEFHERSLHADLAMALCRETQDVLRPDLKILVMSATLDMPQLQKGLKAPVIESAGRQYPVEVHYGEDADIHLLPDLAARKIVQVANQHDGDILVFLPGQGEIRQVEEQLKPLGGIFSVMPLYGQLPFRKQQAALFPDRNGKRKIVLATSIAETSLTIEGIGVVIDSGFARVAQFDPNTGLSRLTTIRLSHDAADQRAGRAGRLGPGVCYRMWSRATHERLLTHRVPEIEQADLCALMLDLAAWGMEDASSLFWVSPPPAGNLKQSREILRELEIIDDQGLTTHGKAVQRVPCHPRIAHMLIRAKEHDILPLATDLAAVLEERDPLPKEVGVDINLRIEGLRRFRKQDGKNRRFGTINKLSASYRKLFSINEQNGLVDMYEVGWLLANAYPERIACARPGNNAQFQLANGKIAMIGHRDELAHEAWLAVAHIDAREGMGKVFMASPLDPKDLINMLKKKRTVRWDHDEECVQACEELRIGSIVLKSTPLAEVEEEEVQQVLLEVLRREGGHMLNFSDDVKQWQARVMSCATWHPEEDWPEVSTEALLSTVDSWLSPYLQGVRKAKQLYKLDLMEVLQFSLSHEQQGMLERRCPMRIEVPSGSKIKLQYQQDGSSPVLAVRLQEVFGLHDTPKVNHGQQSVLMHLLSPGFKPVQITSDLQSFWANAYFEVKKDLKRRYPKHSWPDDPHEAIAISGVRRKKG, from the coding sequence ATGATTTTTGACTACCAAAATATAGATCTGCCAGTTAAGGAAGTGATTCCAGCGTTGCAGCAAAAATTGAGTGCACATAATACAGTGATCCTTAAAGCGCCCCCAGGTGCAGGGAAAAGTACTTTGTTGCCATTAACCCTTCTGAATGAGGATTGGTGCCAGGGCCGTAAAATTTTTATGCTTGAACCCCGACGATTGGCCGCAAAATCTATCGCAGAACGGATGGCATACTTTTTAGGGGAGCCGGTTGGCCAGACGGTAGGCTACCGAGTGCGGTTTGATACCCGCGTAGGGCCAGATACTAAGATTGAAGTGCTTACGGAAGGCATCCTGACACGGATGCTGCAATCGGATAACGAACTGCCTGAGGCGGCCATGGTGATTTTTGATGAGTTTCATGAGCGGAGCCTGCATGCGGACCTGGCCATGGCTTTGTGTCGGGAAACACAGGATGTCCTCCGCCCAGACCTGAAGATTCTGGTCATGTCGGCCACCCTCGACATGCCCCAGCTGCAAAAAGGACTGAAAGCGCCAGTAATTGAAAGTGCTGGTCGACAATACCCTGTGGAGGTGCATTATGGAGAAGATGCCGATATTCATTTGTTGCCAGATTTGGCGGCGAGAAAAATTGTGCAGGTCGCCAATCAGCATGACGGCGATATTTTGGTGTTTTTGCCTGGGCAGGGAGAAATCCGACAGGTGGAAGAGCAGCTCAAACCTTTAGGGGGTATTTTTAGCGTGATGCCACTTTATGGGCAATTGCCTTTTCGTAAACAACAGGCCGCGCTGTTCCCGGACCGAAATGGGAAAAGAAAAATAGTACTGGCCACCTCTATTGCTGAGACCTCCTTAACTATTGAGGGTATCGGAGTGGTGATCGACAGCGGTTTCGCACGGGTCGCACAATTTGACCCCAATACGGGTTTGTCAAGACTGACCACCATTCGGCTGTCCCATGACGCTGCCGATCAGCGGGCAGGACGTGCAGGTCGACTGGGGCCGGGAGTTTGCTACCGCATGTGGAGCAGGGCAACACATGAACGCCTGCTGACGCATCGTGTTCCAGAGATCGAACAAGCGGATTTATGTGCGCTAATGCTTGATTTGGCCGCCTGGGGGATGGAGGACGCCTCGTCCCTGTTTTGGGTAAGCCCACCTCCTGCAGGCAATCTCAAACAATCACGGGAGATACTGCGAGAGCTCGAAATTATTGATGATCAAGGACTCACAACCCATGGGAAAGCCGTTCAGCGGGTGCCTTGTCATCCTCGGATTGCACATATGTTGATCCGTGCCAAGGAACATGATATTTTGCCTTTGGCCACAGATTTGGCTGCTGTGCTTGAGGAAAGAGATCCATTGCCCAAAGAGGTCGGGGTGGACATCAACCTGCGGATTGAAGGCCTTCGCAGGTTCCGGAAACAGGATGGGAAAAACCGCCGATTTGGGACGATCAATAAATTATCGGCTTCCTACCGAAAGTTGTTTTCCATAAATGAGCAAAACGGTTTGGTGGATATGTATGAGGTGGGTTGGTTGTTGGCCAATGCCTACCCTGAGCGTATCGCCTGCGCCCGCCCAGGAAACAACGCGCAGTTTCAGCTCGCCAATGGGAAAATTGCCATGATTGGCCATCGTGATGAGTTGGCGCACGAAGCATGGCTCGCTGTGGCGCATATCGATGCCCGCGAGGGGATGGGGAAAGTTTTTATGGCCTCACCGCTCGACCCGAAAGATTTAATCAATATGCTGAAGAAAAAGCGTACTGTTCGCTGGGATCATGATGAGGAGTGCGTGCAGGCTTGTGAAGAATTACGCATTGGTAGCATTGTGTTAAAATCCACGCCGCTGGCCGAGGTCGAGGAAGAAGAGGTTCAGCAGGTTTTACTGGAAGTCCTGCGTCGTGAAGGGGGGCACATGCTGAATTTTTCTGATGATGTAAAGCAATGGCAGGCAAGGGTGATGTCCTGTGCCACTTGGCACCCCGAAGAAGATTGGCCTGAAGTAAGCACCGAAGCGCTGCTTTCAACAGTTGATTCATGGCTTTCACCTTACCTTCAGGGGGTGCGTAAAGCGAAACAGCTTTATAAACTGGACCTGATGGAGGTCTTGCAGTTTTCACTTTCGCATGAGCAGCAAGGGATGTTGGAGCGTCGTTGTCCTATGAGAATAGAAGTGCCGAGTGGTTCAAAGATCAAGCTGCAATATCAGCAGGATGGGAGTTCGCCTGTGCTGGCGGTGAGGCTGCAGGAAGTTTTTGGTCTGCACGACACCCCCAAAGTGAACCACGGCCAACAGTCGGTATTAATGCATTTGCTTTCGCCAGGTTTTAAACCTGTTCAAATTACTTCCGACTTGCAGAGCTTTTGGGCAAATGCCTATTTTGAAGTGAAAAAAGACCTGAAACGCCGCTACCCTAAACACAGTTGGCCAGACGATCCGCATGAAGCCATAGCAATTAGTGGGGTGAGGCGTAAAAAAGGCTGA
- a CDS encoding ABC transporter ATP-binding protein gives MIDCINLTKQYDGLTAVDAVTFSVKEGELFGLIGPDGAGKSTIFRMLTTLVLPDGGAATVQGFDIVADYKKIRHQVGYMPAKFSLYQDLTVQENLDFFATIFNTTIEENYDLIHDIYIQIAPFKARRAGDLSGGMKQKLALCCALIHQPKVLFLDEPTTGVDAVSRQEFWQMLQRLKAQGMTILVSTPYMDEANLCERIALMQTGKMMSIDTPDGIVSQYQGDLFAVQSNAMSRLLRDLRAYEYVKNCFAFGDFHHFNFSNIGEGQVPLLLNYLNGLGHEALICEKIRPTIEDCFIQLMQ, from the coding sequence ATGATAGACTGTATTAATCTTACCAAACAATATGATGGACTCACGGCCGTAGATGCGGTCACCTTTTCGGTGAAAGAAGGGGAGCTTTTTGGGCTGATCGGCCCTGATGGTGCGGGCAAAAGTACCATTTTCCGAATGCTGACAACCCTCGTTTTACCTGATGGAGGAGCGGCCACAGTTCAGGGGTTCGATATTGTTGCTGACTATAAAAAAATTCGACATCAGGTGGGGTATATGCCTGCGAAATTTTCTTTATATCAGGATCTTACAGTGCAGGAAAATCTTGATTTTTTTGCAACGATTTTCAATACGACCATTGAAGAAAATTATGATTTAATACACGATATATATATACAAATAGCACCCTTTAAAGCGCGAAGGGCAGGAGATCTTTCTGGAGGGATGAAACAAAAACTGGCTTTGTGCTGTGCCCTGATCCACCAGCCGAAAGTGCTGTTTCTTGACGAGCCCACTACAGGCGTGGATGCGGTGTCGCGTCAGGAATTTTGGCAAATGCTCCAACGGCTCAAAGCGCAGGGCATGACTATCCTGGTTTCGACCCCCTATATGGACGAGGCCAATTTGTGTGAACGAATTGCCTTGATGCAGACGGGCAAAATGATGTCTATTGATACCCCTGATGGGATTGTTTCGCAATATCAGGGAGATTTATTTGCTGTGCAATCCAATGCCATGAGTCGGTTGTTGCGTGATCTCAGGGCTTATGAGTACGTGAAAAACTGCTTTGCTTTCGGTGATTTCCACCATTTCAATTTTTCAAACATCGGAGAAGGGCAAGTGCCTTTACTGCTGAATTACCTCAATGGCTTAGGGCATGAAGCACTGATATGTGAAAAAATCAGGCCAACAATTGAGGATTGTTTTATACAGTTAATGCAATAA
- a CDS encoding mannose-1-phosphate guanylyltransferase, with amino-acid sequence MDKGNNYALIMAGGVGSRLWPLSKSEKPKQFLDLLGMGRSLLQLTFDRLAKVCHEDNIYIITNEQYAGLVQEQLPNISSEQILAEPVLRNTAPCIAYAAHKIASKNPEANMVVAPADHLILNETSFVDAVKYAFNITAKDDVLVTFGIQPSRPDTGYGYIEYDKTAEGLTEVIQFKEKPNLEVAKQFLAEGGFLWNSGIFAWSVKSIISSLGKNAPEINGIFENIQYYSSQEIPQIAEGYQVCPSDSVDYAILEKADNVKVLPVQFNWSDLGTWKSIYENKEYDFDKNAVHGNVVTENTNNCLIKVRDGKLAVVKGLENFIVVDENDVLVICPKDEEQSIKDIYTKIKDTVNKNFI; translated from the coding sequence ATGGATAAAGGAAATAATTATGCACTGATTATGGCTGGTGGTGTCGGTTCCCGACTTTGGCCATTAAGTAAGTCTGAAAAACCGAAGCAATTCCTTGATTTGCTCGGTATGGGTCGTTCATTGCTGCAATTAACATTTGATCGCCTGGCGAAAGTGTGCCATGAAGATAATATTTATATTATCACCAATGAGCAGTATGCAGGCCTGGTACAGGAGCAGTTGCCCAATATTAGCAGTGAGCAGATTTTGGCAGAGCCAGTGTTAAGAAATACCGCGCCTTGTATCGCTTATGCAGCGCATAAAATTGCCTCAAAAAATCCTGAAGCCAATATGGTTGTCGCTCCCGCCGACCACCTGATTTTAAATGAAACCTCCTTCGTTGATGCAGTGAAATATGCTTTTAATATCACTGCCAAAGATGATGTGTTGGTTACTTTTGGAATTCAGCCTTCCCGCCCAGACACGGGCTATGGTTATATTGAATATGACAAAACCGCTGAAGGCCTGACCGAAGTGATTCAGTTTAAGGAAAAGCCAAACCTTGAAGTGGCCAAGCAATTCCTTGCAGAAGGTGGATTTTTGTGGAACTCAGGGATTTTTGCCTGGTCTGTTAAGTCGATTATCAGTAGCCTTGGAAAGAATGCGCCAGAAATCAACGGGATTTTTGAAAACATTCAGTATTATTCTTCTCAGGAAATTCCTCAGATTGCCGAAGGTTACCAAGTATGTCCTTCAGATTCGGTGGATTATGCTATCCTTGAAAAAGCGGACAACGTAAAGGTGTTACCCGTACAGTTTAACTGGTCAGATCTTGGAACGTGGAAGTCAATTTATGAAAATAAAGAATATGACTTTGATAAAAATGCGGTTCACGGTAATGTGGTAACAGAAAATACGAATAACTGCCTGATCAAAGTTCGTGATGGTAAATTGGCAGTAGTGAAAGGATTAGAGAACTTTATCGTTGTTGATGAAAATGATGTTCTTGTGATTTGCCCGAAAGATGAAGAGCAATCCATTAAAGACATATATACCAAAATCAAAGATACAGTAAATAAAAATTTTATTTAA